In Streptomyces capitiformicae, one genomic interval encodes:
- a CDS encoding IS5 family transposase produces the protein MIDAIRYLVGNGVKWRNLPADFPPWKRVYAFFRRWRDNGLIRDFHDRLRDRARKAEGRSAEPTAAIADSQSVKADAVVKNDSRGFDGGKKIKPRKRHVIVDCLGLLLMVLVTPASTPDRDAAQEMLPTLREGLRRLRLLWADSGYTGPLVDWAARELDLTVEVVKRSPSTRARAAFSRLSSTARIDGTRDLHALSNESDVPSLPGQRESHD, from the coding sequence ATGATCGACGCGATCCGCTACCTGGTCGGCAACGGCGTCAAGTGGCGGAACCTGCCCGCGGACTTCCCGCCCTGGAAGCGTGTCTACGCGTTCTTCCGCCGCTGGCGGGACAACGGCCTGATCCGCGATTTCCACGACCGTCTGCGCGACAGAGCAAGGAAGGCGGAAGGCCGTAGCGCCGAGCCCACCGCCGCCATCGCGGACTCGCAGTCGGTGAAGGCCGACGCAGTCGTCAAGAACGACTCACGCGGCTTCGACGGGGGCAAGAAGATCAAGCCGCGGAAGCGGCACGTGATCGTGGACTGCCTCGGGCTGCTGCTGATGGTGCTGGTCACGCCCGCTTCGACCCCCGATCGGGACGCCGCTCAGGAGATGCTGCCCACGCTGCGTGAGGGACTTCGCCGACTGCGGCTGCTCTGGGCTGACAGCGGCTACACCGGCCCCCTCGTCGACTGGGCCGCCCGCGAACTGGACCTCACCGTTGAGGTGGTCAAACGCAGCCCCTCCACCCGCGCCAGAGCAGCCTTCTCACGACTCTCCAGCACTGCCCGCATCGACGGCACCCGCGACCTCCACGCCCTCTCGAACGAATCGGATGTGCCCAGCCTGCCCGGCCAACGCGAAAGTCACGACTGA
- a CDS encoding reverse transcriptase domain-containing protein → MLKLIRAWLRMGVLEGGVTSPTGAGTPQGSPVSPLLANIALHVLDEAWQDEGHRWGVLVRYCDDFVVLSPTRQRAGQARLLAARVLERLGMRLHPEKSGITCLTGGGQGFAFLGFHHRKVES, encoded by the coding sequence ATGCTGAAGCTGATCCGGGCCTGGCTGCGGATGGGAGTGCTGGAGGGCGGGGTGACCTCTCCGACCGGGGCGGGAACCCCGCAGGGCTCGCCGGTCTCCCCGCTGCTGGCCAACATCGCCTTGCATGTCCTCGACGAGGCGTGGCAGGACGAGGGTCACCGGTGGGGGGTGCTGGTGAGGTACTGCGATGACTTCGTGGTCCTGTCGCCGACCAGACAGCGGGCCGGGCAGGCCCGGCTGCTGGCGGCGAGGGTGCTGGAGCGGCTCGGGATGCGGTTGCACCCGGAGAAGTCCGGTATCACCTGTCTCACCGGGGGCGGGCAGGGTTTCGCATTCCTCGGCTTTCACCACCGGAAAGTGGAGTCGTGA
- a CDS encoding group II intron maturase-specific domain-containing protein produces the protein MKWRGKYYLQRWPSARAMRVLRDKVRAATVISKAERPLSAVVAELNPVLRGWEAYFRNGNSGRKFNAVDGYVHERLAILASRKHGLRGRNWAICFTHGWITRLGVYRLTGTVRRATEHASR, from the coding sequence GTGAAGTGGCGGGGCAAGTACTACTTGCAGCGGTGGCCCTCGGCCAGAGCGATGCGGGTGCTGCGGGACAAAGTCCGTGCGGCCACCGTCATTTCGAAGGCTGAACGGCCGCTGTCCGCTGTGGTCGCCGAGCTCAACCCCGTGCTGCGGGGCTGGGAAGCGTACTTCCGTAACGGGAACTCCGGGCGGAAGTTCAACGCGGTCGACGGCTACGTCCACGAGCGGCTGGCTATCCTCGCCAGCCGAAAACACGGCCTGCGGGGTCGGAACTGGGCCATCTGTTTCACCCACGGGTGGATCACCCGGCTCGGGGTCTACCGCCTTACCGGAACCGTACGCAGGGCGACGGAGCATGCCAGTCGGTGA
- a CDS encoding penicillin-binding transpeptidase domain-containing protein, giving the protein MRRFLAVPGLLALLTGCTEDPDTPNEAEKTTSSRVGTSGGYGDILVAGEPVTGSEPSDNEKVPYQRIYTDGELYAPVTGYRSLAFGSSGLESIYEDSLKYSRGEDVETTIDPAVQEAAFAELGGERGAAIALNAETGDLLAVVSTPSYDPTAFAGNTSKDQEAWKKANDDPDEPMLNRPLREATAPGETFNIVIAAAALENGLYDTVEEPTTGGTGQCANATIRQALARSCDAVFVKMADDLGEVKLRETAEKFGFNDANQGAPQPVSKSTYDSYQDGDITVTPLQLARVAASLADRGELVRPRMAGVRELPLVRSVSAATADQLFPAVRDKRQWAPTDTGDGDSSSWSLAYTTTAQGDPVALVARVTGPDTDEKAAIRATEAMTEALS; this is encoded by the coding sequence ATGAGACGTTTCCTTGCGGTGCCCGGACTCCTCGCGCTGCTCACCGGCTGCACCGAAGACCCGGATACGCCCAACGAGGCGGAGAAGACGACGAGTTCGCGTGTCGGTACGTCCGGCGGATACGGCGACATCCTTGTCGCGGGCGAGCCCGTCACGGGATCGGAGCCGAGCGACAACGAGAAGGTCCCCTACCAACGCATCTACACGGACGGCGAGTTGTACGCGCCCGTCACCGGCTACCGCTCGCTCGCGTTCGGCAGCTCCGGGCTGGAGAGCATCTATGAGGACTCGCTGAAATACAGCAGGGGCGAGGACGTCGAGACGACCATCGACCCGGCGGTGCAGGAGGCCGCCTTCGCGGAACTCGGCGGAGAGCGCGGGGCGGCCATCGCGCTCAACGCGGAGACCGGCGACCTGCTCGCCGTCGTGAGCACACCCTCGTACGACCCGACGGCCTTCGCCGGCAACACCTCGAAGGACCAGGAAGCCTGGAAGAAGGCGAACGACGACCCGGACGAACCGATGCTCAACCGCCCGCTCCGGGAGGCCACCGCCCCCGGTGAGACGTTCAACATCGTGATCGCCGCAGCGGCCCTGGAGAACGGCCTGTACGACACGGTCGAGGAACCCACGACCGGCGGCACGGGCCAGTGTGCGAACGCGACCATACGACAGGCGCTCGCCCGGTCCTGTGACGCGGTCTTCGTGAAAATGGCCGACGACCTCGGCGAGGTGAAACTCCGCGAGACCGCCGAGAAGTTCGGCTTCAACGACGCCAATCAGGGTGCCCCTCAGCCTGTCTCGAAGAGCACCTACGACAGCTACCAGGACGGCGACATCACCGTCACCCCGCTCCAACTGGCCAGGGTAGCGGCGTCCCTCGCCGACCGAGGCGAGCTGGTGCGACCGCGGATGGCGGGCGTAAGGGAGCTACCGCTCGTGCGGAGTGTCTCGGCGGCCACGGCGGACCAGCTGTTCCCCGCGGTACGCGACAAGCGCCAGTGGGCCCCGACCGACACCGGCGACGGCGACTCCTCCTCCTGGTCCCTGGCCTACACCACCACCGCGCAGGGCGACCCCGTAGCCCTCGTCGCCCGAGTGACGGGCCCAGACACCGACGAAAAGGCGGCCATACGGGCCACCGAGGCGATGACCGAGGCCCTTTCCTGA
- a CDS encoding damage-control phosphatase ARMT1 family protein has product MPDSAAPVIRSDDPASFPHSVLAERHPALIRKVQDATPYDPQQRRALDELLKNTLEGVVAPPADDAWWDTWNVRRHAGRSWFSLPFLAAESCFYRQLLNAVGYFTPGPWQGVDPFRPFKLAELDTPEAAAELTALDTLAEQPLPEQLKALLHGSLWGNRADLGFRIQTAEEGAAAHSQLVADDSELLSTLLTDGSGRGLLCLVADNAGRELIPDLLLIDHLLAHGHFDRAVLHLKPYPYFVSDATTADTLDAVRHLVAAKTAAGQRLWSALSDGRLILRAHPFSCAPLPYADMPADLRDEFASADLTLLKGDLNYRRLVGDRLWPPTTPFAAATAYFPGPVAALRTLKSDVIVGLDAETEAALVAAEGQRWRTSGTRALIQVRV; this is encoded by the coding sequence ATGCCTGACTCCGCCGCCCCGGTCATCCGCAGCGACGACCCGGCCTCCTTCCCGCACAGCGTCCTCGCCGAACGGCACCCCGCCCTCATCCGCAAGGTCCAGGACGCCACGCCCTACGACCCCCAACAGCGCCGCGCGCTCGACGAGTTGCTGAAGAACACGCTCGAAGGCGTCGTCGCACCCCCGGCCGACGACGCGTGGTGGGACACCTGGAACGTACGCCGCCACGCCGGCCGCTCCTGGTTCTCCCTGCCCTTCCTCGCCGCCGAGAGCTGCTTCTACCGCCAACTCCTCAACGCCGTCGGCTACTTCACCCCCGGCCCCTGGCAGGGCGTCGACCCGTTCCGCCCCTTCAAACTCGCCGAACTCGACACCCCCGAGGCGGCCGCGGAACTCACCGCCCTCGACACCCTCGCCGAACAGCCACTCCCCGAGCAGCTCAAGGCCCTGCTGCACGGTTCGCTCTGGGGCAACCGCGCGGACCTGGGCTTCCGTATCCAGACCGCCGAGGAGGGCGCGGCCGCCCACTCCCAACTGGTCGCGGACGACAGCGAGTTGCTGTCGACGCTGCTGACGGACGGCTCGGGCAGGGGCCTGCTCTGCCTGGTCGCCGACAACGCGGGCCGCGAACTGATCCCCGACCTCCTCCTCATCGACCACCTCCTCGCGCACGGCCACTTCGACCGCGCCGTACTGCACCTGAAGCCGTACCCGTACTTCGTCTCCGACGCCACCACCGCCGACACCCTCGACGCCGTACGCCACCTGGTCGCCGCGAAGACCGCCGCCGGGCAACGTCTGTGGTCGGCCCTGTCGGACGGGCGCCTCATCCTCCGCGCCCACCCCTTCTCCTGCGCCCCGCTGCCGTACGCGGACATGCCGGCCGACCTGCGCGACGAGTTCGCCTCCGCCGACCTGACCCTGCTGAAGGGCGACCTCAACTACCGCCGCCTGGTGGGCGACCGCCTCTGGCCACCCACCACCCCCTTCGCCGCGGCCACCGCGTACTTCCCCGGCCCGGTAGCCGCCCTGCGCACCCTCAAGTCCGACGTGATCGTGGGCCTGGACGCGGAGACGGAGGCCGCGCTGGTGGCGGCGGAGGGACAGCGGTGGCGCACGAGCGGGACCCGGGCGTTGATCCAGGTCAGGGTCTGA
- a CDS encoding S8 family peptidase, whose product MRTSTPRTAGRKLISVAAVSVALVAGMTSSVAVAQAPSAKADTAPAVAGATEAAPGTVAERLIVGYKSGAAEAKSNKAADADAAAKGKEAGETLDFQRRLGSGAALVDLGENLTKADVADVISEYQADPQVAYVVPDRLNKPLATPNDTEYSKQWDLFESTAGMNVPGAWDKVTGTGVTVAVIDTGYVTHSDLAANIVGGYDFIADTAVSVDGNGRDSNPADPGDSFAAGECGQTEGQSSSWHGTHVAGTIAAVTNNSKGIAGIAYGAKVSPVRVLGKCGGYDSDIIDAITWASGGTVSGVPANTNVAKVINMSLGGGGACTSATQSAINAAVNRGTTVVVAAGNSNANAANYSPASCSNVISVAATNRAGSRTYYSNFGSVVDIAAPGGETRTTTSNGILSTLNTGTAGPASETYTYYQGTSMAAPHIAGLAALLKSANSSLTPAQIESAIKTNSRALPGTCSGGCGAGLADAAKTVQAVTGGSGGSTGGTTFTNTTAVSIPDNGSAIESSISVTGRTGNAPSALQVGVDITHTYRGDLVIDLVAPDGSTYRLKSSSSDSADDVNTTYSVNASSETANGTWKLRVQDVASADTGRLNSWKLTF is encoded by the coding sequence TTGCGTACCTCCACCCCCCGCACCGCCGGACGGAAGCTCATATCCGTCGCCGCGGTCTCCGTCGCCCTGGTGGCCGGCATGACCTCCTCGGTCGCCGTCGCCCAGGCCCCGTCCGCCAAGGCCGACACCGCGCCCGCCGTCGCCGGTGCCACCGAGGCCGCTCCCGGCACGGTCGCCGAGCGCCTGATCGTCGGCTACAAGTCCGGTGCCGCCGAGGCCAAGTCGAACAAGGCCGCCGACGCCGACGCCGCGGCCAAGGGCAAGGAAGCCGGCGAGACCCTCGACTTCCAGCGCCGCCTCGGCAGCGGTGCCGCCCTGGTCGACCTGGGCGAGAACCTCACCAAGGCGGACGTCGCCGACGTCATCTCCGAGTACCAGGCCGACCCGCAGGTCGCCTACGTCGTACCGGACCGCCTGAACAAGCCGCTGGCCACGCCGAACGACACCGAGTACAGCAAGCAGTGGGACCTCTTCGAGTCCACCGCGGGCATGAACGTGCCGGGCGCCTGGGACAAGGTGACCGGCACCGGTGTGACGGTCGCCGTCATCGACACCGGTTACGTCACCCACTCGGACCTCGCCGCGAACATCGTCGGCGGCTACGACTTCATCGCCGACACCGCGGTCTCCGTCGACGGCAACGGCCGCGACAGCAACCCGGCCGACCCGGGCGACTCGTTCGCGGCCGGGGAGTGCGGTCAGACCGAGGGACAGTCTTCCTCGTGGCACGGCACGCACGTCGCCGGCACCATCGCCGCCGTCACCAACAACAGCAAGGGCATCGCGGGCATCGCCTACGGCGCCAAGGTCTCCCCGGTGCGTGTGCTCGGCAAGTGCGGCGGCTACGACTCCGACATCATCGACGCGATCACCTGGGCGTCCGGCGGCACCGTCTCCGGTGTTCCCGCCAACACCAACGTCGCCAAGGTCATCAACATGAGCCTCGGCGGTGGCGGCGCCTGCACCAGCGCGACCCAGAGCGCGATCAACGCCGCCGTGAACCGCGGCACCACGGTCGTCGTCGCGGCGGGCAACAGCAACGCCAACGCGGCCAACTACTCGCCGGCGAGCTGCAGCAACGTGATCTCGGTGGCGGCCACCAACCGCGCCGGCTCCCGGACCTACTACTCCAACTTCGGCTCGGTCGTCGACATCGCTGCCCCCGGCGGCGAGACCCGGACCACCACGTCGAACGGCATCCTCTCAACGCTGAACACCGGCACCGCCGGCCCGGCGAGCGAGACGTACACCTACTACCAGGGCACCAGCATGGCCGCCCCGCACATCGCGGGCCTCGCCGCGCTGCTGAAGTCGGCGAACTCCTCGCTGACCCCGGCCCAGATCGAGTCCGCGATCAAGACCAACTCGCGTGCTCTGCCGGGTACGTGCTCTGGTGGTTGCGGCGCCGGCCTCGCCGACGCGGCCAAGACGGTGCAGGCGGTGACCGGGGGCTCCGGCGGCTCCACGGGGGGCACCACCTTCACCAACACCACGGCCGTCTCCATCCCGGACAACGGCTCCGCGATCGAGTCCTCGATCTCCGTCACCGGCCGCACCGGCAACGCCCCGTCGGCCCTCCAGGTCGGCGTGGACATCACCCACACCTACCGCGGTGACCTGGTCATCGACCTGGTGGCTCCCGACGGCTCGACCTACCGTCTGAAGTCCTCCTCCTCGGACTCCGCCGACGACGTGAACACCACCTACTCGGTGAACGCGTCCAGCGAGACCGCGAACGGCACCTGGAAGCTCCGCGTCCAGGACGTGGCCTCCGCGGACACCGGCCGGCTCAACAGCTGGAAGCTGACCTTCTGA
- a CDS encoding lytic polysaccharide monooxygenase auxiliary activity family 9 protein: protein MDRTFRMYRLSACRTTAFVMAAPLLLTAVAVSPAAAHGAPTDPVSRVSACSPEGDSQGSAACEAAIAANGAPFTAWDNMRIAGVNGRDREVVPDGQLCSGGLAPYKGLDLARADWPSARLSPGSTLNLTYRTTIPHTGTFKLFLTKPGYDPTEPLEWSDLPEEPFASITDPTLRDGSYRFSAKLPADRSGRHVLYTIWQNTSTVDTYYSCSDVVFPAAKKKGTSQTAPAKTEKPAPEASAESTPTEGSPSPLEPSETPGDVQAEVADSPVASASDSSDDSGALVPLVAGGATASVLAVVAVLLLRGRGRRSRIRD, encoded by the coding sequence ATGGATCGGACGTTCCGGATGTACCGCTTGTCCGCCTGCCGCACCACCGCCTTCGTCATGGCGGCGCCCCTCCTTCTGACGGCGGTGGCCGTCAGCCCTGCGGCGGCGCACGGCGCACCGACCGACCCGGTGAGCCGGGTGTCGGCGTGCTCGCCCGAGGGCGACAGTCAGGGATCGGCGGCGTGCGAGGCGGCGATCGCCGCGAACGGGGCGCCCTTCACCGCGTGGGACAACATGCGGATCGCCGGGGTGAACGGGCGCGACCGGGAGGTCGTCCCGGACGGGCAGCTGTGCAGCGGAGGGCTCGCGCCCTACAAGGGGCTCGATCTGGCCCGTGCCGACTGGCCCTCGGCCCGCCTCTCCCCCGGCAGCACGCTGAATCTCACGTACCGGACGACGATCCCCCACACCGGGACCTTCAAGCTGTTTCTGACGAAACCGGGATACGACCCCACCGAGCCGTTGGAGTGGTCGGATCTGCCCGAGGAGCCGTTCGCCTCGATCACGGATCCGACGCTGCGGGACGGCTCGTACCGCTTCTCGGCGAAGCTGCCGGCCGACCGGTCGGGGCGTCATGTGCTGTACACGATCTGGCAGAACACGAGCACCGTGGACACGTACTACTCGTGCTCGGATGTGGTGTTCCCGGCGGCGAAGAAGAAGGGGACTTCGCAGACGGCACCGGCGAAGACCGAGAAGCCCGCACCGGAGGCGTCCGCCGAGTCCACGCCCACGGAAGGATCACCGTCGCCGCTGGAGCCCTCGGAGACGCCCGGGGACGTACAGGCGGAAGTGGCCGACAGCCCGGTGGCCTCCGCGAGTGACAGCAGCGACGACAGCGGCGCCCTCGTGCCGCTGGTGGCGGGCGGCGCCACGGCGTCGGTGCTCGCCGTGGTCGCCGTCCTCCTCCTGCGCGGACGGGGGCGCCGCTCTCGGATCCGTGACTGA
- a CDS encoding Tat pathway signal sequence domain protein, producing the protein MRTRSLLALVGTTAALMVSAVSPASAADTVLTTGGLAGDAVAVGDTLNASLASGTAGTFYSSATGTSGISCAQSAFNATVTDNPAAPGTATESVTAHTFGSCTSNVLGVLGVTSITVNNLPYTTTVTSGGVVKVSPAAGSVLQTTVVLRTLLGSINCVYQAPSITGTSNNADNSINFVSQPFTRTSGSSLCFSTGYFSAKYAPVTNTTQGGGSVFTN; encoded by the coding sequence ATGCGTACGCGATCCCTCCTTGCCCTCGTCGGAACCACCGCCGCCCTGATGGTGTCGGCCGTCAGCCCCGCCTCCGCCGCCGACACCGTGCTCACCACCGGCGGCCTCGCCGGTGACGCGGTCGCGGTCGGCGACACCCTCAACGCCTCGCTCGCGTCCGGCACGGCCGGCACGTTCTACTCCAGCGCCACCGGCACGAGCGGAATCTCCTGCGCCCAGTCGGCCTTCAACGCCACGGTCACCGACAACCCGGCGGCGCCCGGCACGGCCACCGAGTCCGTCACCGCCCACACCTTCGGCAGCTGCACCAGCAACGTCCTCGGCGTGCTCGGTGTCACCAGCATCACGGTCAACAACCTGCCCTACACGACCACCGTCACCTCGGGCGGTGTCGTCAAGGTCAGCCCCGCGGCCGGCTCGGTCCTGCAGACCACCGTCGTGCTGAGGACCCTGCTGGGCAGCATCAACTGCGTCTACCAGGCGCCCAGCATCACCGGCACCTCCAACAACGCCGACAACAGCATCAACTTCGTCTCGCAGCCGTTCACGCGGACGTCCGGCTCGTCCCTGTGCTTCAGCACCGGCTACTTCTCGGCGAAGTACGCGCCCGTCACGAACACCACCCAGGGCGGCGGCTCCGTCTTCACCAACTGA
- a CDS encoding DUF6230 family protein: MASSSDATASTNERPEGPEASGRRGRVRLKRAAVMAVPATAVAAGLMILTAQGALGVQFAISGMPFVVTADKLEGSGFAQFGALDHMIENSPNEGETGGQVLVVTSVVKSGKLTNLCQSVDLGGIQLVLTAGDKSTPVSVKNLAIDSDDIKGDASFNNIEIGRDSSTFDKVDRQGPPGVYGQQADTVTITDLYQHNYAATAAVFKLPDLHMRFQSEGCEQ; the protein is encoded by the coding sequence ATGGCCTCGTCCTCGGACGCCACGGCGTCCACCAATGAAAGACCCGAGGGTCCCGAAGCGTCCGGAAGACGTGGGCGGGTCCGTCTGAAGCGTGCCGCCGTGATGGCGGTGCCTGCCACGGCGGTCGCCGCCGGTCTGATGATCCTCACCGCCCAGGGCGCCCTGGGCGTCCAGTTCGCCATTTCCGGCATGCCCTTCGTGGTCACCGCCGACAAGCTGGAGGGCTCGGGCTTCGCCCAGTTCGGCGCGCTCGACCACATGATCGAGAACAGCCCCAACGAGGGTGAAACCGGCGGTCAGGTGCTGGTCGTGACCTCGGTCGTGAAGAGCGGCAAGCTGACCAACCTGTGCCAGAGCGTCGACCTCGGCGGCATCCAGCTCGTCCTCACCGCGGGCGACAAGTCCACGCCGGTGAGCGTGAAGAACCTGGCGATCGACTCCGATGACATCAAGGGCGACGCCTCGTTCAACAACATCGAGATCGGCCGCGACTCCAGCACGTTCGACAAGGTCGACCGGCAGGGCCCGCCGGGTGTCTACGGTCAGCAGGCGGACACGGTCACCATCACCGACCTGTACCAGCACAACTACGCCGCCACCGCGGCCGTCTTCAAGCTCCCCGACCTGCACATGAGATTCCAGAGCGAGGGCTGCGAGCAGTGA
- a CDS encoding DUF6114 domain-containing protein, producing MSRFREWRGHRPFAGGLLLVLGGAEILVTMKAPLPVILKIGMQGLAGYLLPSLMIVCGALILFNPAQRLFYSILGIMLSLGTWLTSNIGGFVVGLLLGAVGSTLTFGWLPDQEPRRKRSAERPEKHAAELG from the coding sequence GTGAGCCGATTCCGGGAATGGAGGGGCCACCGGCCGTTCGCCGGCGGGCTGTTGCTGGTGCTGGGCGGCGCGGAGATTCTGGTGACCATGAAGGCGCCGCTGCCGGTCATCCTGAAGATCGGCATGCAGGGGCTGGCGGGCTACCTCCTGCCCTCGCTGATGATCGTGTGCGGGGCGCTGATCCTTTTCAACCCCGCGCAGCGCCTGTTCTACTCCATCCTCGGGATCATGCTCTCCCTCGGCACCTGGCTCACGTCCAACATCGGCGGCTTTGTTGTGGGGCTGCTGTTGGGGGCGGTGGGCAGCACGCTGACGTTCGGGTGGCTGCCGGACCAGGAACCCCGACGTAAGCGCTCCGCCGAGCGGCCGGAAAAGCACGCCGCAGAGCTCGGGTAG
- a CDS encoding cytochrome P450 family protein — MGNPSAIVIDATGRDIHGEAARIRETGPATRVVLPGPHDVEAWAVSSPDLLKRLLTDPRVSKDARQHWPRFAAGEITPEWPLFTWVAVQNMFTAYGGDHKRLRILVSKAFTARRTAALQPRIEEITKELLDRVEEGFRRGETVDLRKAFCYPLPIQVISELFGLPEERGQVLKELVDKLFDTSAGPGEMNAAYERMYGVLGELVAVKRESPGDDLTSGLIAARDVDDTRLSEQELLDTLVLVVSAGHETTVNLLDQAVHALLTHPEQLAHVREGRATWDDVVEETLRVQAPVASLPLRYAVEDLDLAEFGGPEGVVITKGDPILAAYAAAGRDPERHGKDADVFDVTRADKEHLAFGHGVHYCLGAPLGRMEARIALPALFDRFPSLRLGGTDTELGHVESFISNGHRRLPVRNT; from the coding sequence ATGGGCAACCCCAGCGCCATTGTGATCGACGCGACCGGCCGTGACATCCACGGTGAGGCCGCCCGGATCCGCGAGACGGGTCCGGCGACCCGGGTCGTGCTTCCGGGGCCGCACGACGTCGAGGCCTGGGCGGTGAGCAGCCCCGATCTGCTCAAGCGGTTGCTGACCGATCCCCGGGTGTCGAAGGACGCGCGGCAGCACTGGCCGAGGTTCGCCGCCGGTGAGATCACGCCGGAGTGGCCGCTGTTCACCTGGGTCGCGGTGCAGAACATGTTCACGGCGTACGGCGGTGACCACAAACGACTGCGCATCCTGGTCTCCAAGGCGTTCACGGCGCGCCGGACGGCCGCGCTGCAGCCGCGCATCGAGGAGATCACCAAGGAGCTGCTCGACCGTGTCGAGGAGGGCTTCAGGCGCGGTGAGACGGTCGATCTGCGGAAGGCGTTCTGCTATCCGCTGCCGATCCAGGTGATCAGCGAGCTGTTCGGGCTGCCCGAGGAACGCGGGCAGGTACTGAAGGAGTTGGTGGACAAGCTGTTCGACACGTCCGCCGGGCCGGGTGAGATGAACGCCGCCTATGAGCGGATGTACGGCGTACTCGGCGAACTGGTGGCCGTCAAGCGGGAGTCGCCGGGCGACGACCTCACCAGCGGGCTGATCGCGGCCCGCGACGTGGACGACACCCGGCTCAGCGAGCAGGAACTGCTGGACACCCTGGTGCTGGTGGTCAGCGCCGGGCACGAGACCACGGTCAACCTCCTCGACCAGGCCGTGCACGCCCTGCTGACCCACCCCGAGCAGCTCGCCCACGTCCGGGAGGGCCGGGCGACCTGGGACGACGTGGTCGAGGAGACGCTGCGGGTGCAGGCGCCGGTGGCGAGCCTGCCGCTGCGCTATGCCGTGGAGGACCTGGACCTCGCCGAGTTCGGGGGCCCCGAGGGCGTGGTGATCACCAAGGGTGACCCGATCCTCGCCGCGTACGCGGCCGCCGGGCGCGACCCCGAGCGGCACGGGAAGGACGCCGACGTCTTCGACGTCACCCGCGCCGACAAGGAGCACCTCGCGTTCGGCCACGGGGTGCACTACTGCCTGGGCGCCCCGCTCGGCCGTATGGAGGCCCGTATCGCGCTCCCGGCACTCTTCGACCGGTTCCCGTCGCTCCGCCTGGGCGGCACGGACACGGAACTGGGCCACGTCGAATCGTTCATCTCCAACGGCCACCGCCGCCTGCCCGTCCGCAACACCTGA